A window of the Streptomyces sp. Ag109_O5-10 genome harbors these coding sequences:
- a CDS encoding chitinase, with protein MLTAALLAVPGITALSSAARAADADLAVNGGFESGLSGWTCTAGSGTTVNSPVHGGSSALQATPAGSDNAQCAQTVTVKPSSQYTLSGYVRGSYVYLGASGTGTTDVSTWTQSAPDWQKLTTTFTTGASTTKVTIYTHGWYGTGAYYADDVSLVGPGGATTGQPPAAPTGLAAGSATSSSVALSWSAVTGATSYAVYRDGTRVQTATGTSATVTGLNPSTAYSFQVTAVNDAGESAKSAAVTATTTSGSSGGSTGLPTHALVGYLHSSFANGAGYTRLADVPDSWDVIDLAFGEPTSATSGDIRFNRCPVTECANVESDADFKAAIKAKQAAGKKVLISIGGANGQVQLTTTAARDTFVSSVSNIIDTYGLDGLDIDFEGHSLSLDASDTNFKNPTTPVIVNLISALKTLKAKYGSKFVLSMAPETFFVQMGYQYYGTGKWGGQDPRCGAYLPVIYALRDDLTLLHVQDYNSGSIMGLDNQYHSMGGADFHIAMTDMLLTGFPVAGDAGNVFPPLRPDQIAIGMPASTNAGNGYVAPSEVTKTLDCLTKKTNCGSYTTHGTWPSLRGLMTWSINWDRFSDWEFQKNFDAYFG; from the coding sequence ATGCTCACGGCCGCGTTGCTGGCCGTACCCGGTATCACCGCGCTCTCGTCGGCCGCCCGTGCGGCCGACGCGGACCTCGCCGTCAACGGGGGGTTCGAATCGGGACTCTCCGGCTGGACCTGCACGGCGGGCAGCGGCACGACGGTCAACTCGCCCGTGCACGGCGGAAGCTCCGCGCTGCAGGCGACCCCGGCCGGCAGTGACAACGCCCAGTGCGCGCAGACGGTGACCGTCAAGCCGAGTTCGCAGTACACCCTGTCCGGCTACGTCCGCGGCTCCTACGTCTACCTCGGCGCGAGCGGCACCGGCACCACCGACGTCTCCACCTGGACCCAGTCCGCCCCCGACTGGCAGAAACTCACCACCACCTTCACCACCGGTGCCTCGACGACGAAGGTCACCATCTACACCCACGGCTGGTACGGCACCGGCGCCTACTACGCGGACGACGTGTCGCTGGTCGGGCCGGGCGGCGCCACCACGGGCCAGCCGCCGGCCGCGCCCACCGGGCTCGCCGCGGGCTCGGCCACCTCCTCCAGCGTGGCCCTGTCCTGGAGCGCGGTCACCGGCGCGACGAGCTACGCGGTCTACCGGGACGGGACCAGGGTCCAGACGGCGACCGGGACGTCGGCCACCGTGACCGGCCTGAACCCGTCGACGGCGTACAGCTTCCAGGTCACCGCCGTGAACGACGCCGGCGAGTCCGCGAAGTCGGCGGCGGTGACGGCCACCACGACCTCCGGCTCCTCCGGCGGCTCCACCGGCCTGCCCACCCACGCCCTGGTCGGCTACCTGCACTCCTCCTTCGCCAACGGCGCCGGGTACACCCGGCTCGCCGACGTCCCCGACAGCTGGGACGTCATCGACCTGGCGTTCGGCGAGCCGACCTCGGCCACCTCCGGGGACATCCGCTTCAACCGCTGCCCGGTCACCGAGTGCGCGAACGTGGAGAGCGACGCCGACTTCAAGGCGGCGATCAAGGCCAAGCAGGCGGCCGGCAAGAAGGTGCTGATATCCATCGGCGGCGCCAACGGCCAGGTGCAGCTCACCACGACGGCCGCGCGGGACACTTTCGTCTCCTCCGTCTCGAACATCATCGACACCTACGGCCTCGACGGCCTGGACATCGACTTCGAGGGCCACTCGCTCTCCCTGGACGCGAGCGACACGAACTTCAAGAACCCGACGACCCCGGTGATCGTCAACCTCATCTCCGCGCTGAAGACCCTCAAGGCCAAGTACGGCTCGAAGTTCGTGCTGTCCATGGCGCCCGAGACGTTCTTCGTGCAGATGGGCTACCAGTACTACGGCACCGGCAAGTGGGGCGGCCAGGACCCGCGCTGCGGCGCGTACCTCCCGGTCATCTACGCCCTGCGCGACGACCTGACCCTGCTGCACGTCCAGGACTACAACTCGGGCTCGATCATGGGGCTCGACAACCAGTACCACTCCATGGGCGGCGCCGACTTCCACATCGCCATGACCGACATGCTGCTCACCGGCTTCCCGGTGGCGGGCGACGCGGGCAACGTCTTCCCGCCGCTGCGCCCCGACCAGATCGCCATCGGCATGCCGGCCTCGACCAACGCGGGCAACGGCTACGTCGCCCCGTCCGAGGTCACCAAGACCCTGGACTGCCTGACGAAGAAGACCAACTGCGGCTCGTACACCACGCACGGCACCTGGCCGTCCCTGCGCGGCCTGATGACCTGGTCGATCAACTGGGACCGGTTCTCGGACTGGGAGTTCCAGAAGAACTTCGACGCGTACTTCGGCTGA
- a CDS encoding phosphatase PAP2 family protein, producing MGLSALLFALITWQVVAHGPLLRPDSRLSSALVHPDRFSELLSDLGNVQVAVPVLVLVIAYVARRGRATGTDRWWLPPTAAAVLMALVPAIIVPLKDWTARPGTPVVPPAVGYFPSGHTATAAIAYGSATLLLLPWLTSAAARGTAVTVCAVLVLGVSYGLVRRGYHWPLDVVASWCLATVLLTSLRLLLSRSTRRSSSGTPSPRTGPS from the coding sequence GTGGGCCTGTCGGCCCTCCTCTTCGCGCTGATCACCTGGCAGGTCGTGGCCCATGGCCCGCTGCTCCGCCCGGACAGCCGCCTGAGCAGCGCACTCGTCCATCCGGACCGGTTCTCCGAACTCCTCTCCGACCTCGGGAACGTGCAGGTCGCGGTCCCGGTCCTGGTGCTCGTCATCGCCTACGTCGCCCGGCGCGGCCGTGCCACTGGTACAGACCGGTGGTGGCTGCCGCCCACGGCCGCCGCCGTCCTGATGGCCCTGGTCCCGGCGATCATCGTGCCGCTGAAGGACTGGACGGCCCGCCCGGGGACCCCTGTCGTCCCCCCGGCGGTCGGCTACTTCCCCTCCGGCCACACGGCGACGGCGGCGATCGCGTACGGCTCCGCGACCCTGCTCCTCCTCCCCTGGCTCACGTCCGCCGCCGCCCGCGGGACCGCCGTCACCGTGTGCGCGGTCCTGGTCCTCGGGGTCTCCTACGGTCTGGTCCGCCGCGGCTACCACTGGCCGCTGGACGTGGTGGCCAGCTGGTGCCTGGCCACCGTCCTGCTGACGTCCCTGCGCCTGCTGCTCAGCCGAAGTACGCGTCGAAGTTCTTCTGGAACTCCCAGTCCGAGAACCGGTCCCAGTTGA
- a CDS encoding ABC transporter permease — MPFVNWLKKNLVVIAGLLTLGYLLLPNVIVTVFSFNKPKGRFNYEWQQFSLDAWKQPCGVADMCGSLSISLRIAALATIGATVLGTMIAFALVRYRFRARGAVNSLIFLPMAMPEVVMAASLLTLFLNMGAQLGFYTILIAHIMFCLSFVVTAVKARVMSMDPRLEEAARDLYAGPVQTFVRVTLPIAAPGIAAGALLSFALSFDDFIITNFNAGSTVTFPMFVWGSAQRGTPVQINVIGTSMFLVAVLFVLASMLINNRRNRQKA; from the coding sequence ATGCCCTTCGTCAACTGGCTCAAGAAGAATCTCGTCGTCATCGCGGGACTCCTGACGCTCGGATATCTCCTCCTGCCGAACGTCATCGTCACGGTGTTCTCCTTCAACAAACCGAAGGGGCGCTTCAACTACGAATGGCAGCAGTTCTCGCTGGACGCCTGGAAGCAGCCGTGCGGGGTCGCCGACATGTGCGGCTCGCTCTCCATCAGCCTGCGGATCGCCGCCCTGGCGACGATCGGCGCCACCGTGCTCGGCACGATGATCGCCTTCGCGCTGGTCCGCTACCGGTTCCGCGCCCGCGGCGCCGTCAACTCGCTGATCTTCCTGCCGATGGCGATGCCCGAGGTCGTGATGGCGGCCTCGCTGCTCACCCTGTTCCTCAACATGGGCGCTCAGCTGGGCTTCTACACCATCCTGATCGCCCACATCATGTTCTGCCTCAGCTTCGTCGTCACCGCGGTCAAGGCGCGTGTGATGTCGATGGACCCGCGCCTGGAGGAGGCGGCCCGCGACCTCTACGCCGGACCGGTGCAGACGTTCGTCAGGGTCACCCTCCCCATCGCGGCCCCCGGAATCGCGGCGGGCGCGCTGCTGTCCTTCGCGCTCTCCTTCGACGATTTCATCATCACCAATTTCAACGCGGGCTCCACCGTCACCTTCCCCATGTTCGTCTGGGGTTCGGCACAGCGCGGCACGCCCGTCCAGATCAATGTCATCGGTACGTCCATGTTCCTGGTCGCCGTACTGTTCGTCCTGGCATCGATGCTCATCAACAACCGCCGCAACAGGCAAAAGGCATAA
- a CDS encoding PotD/PotF family extracellular solute-binding protein, translated as MRQYEPDRPTPVEAAAMRRSLRTGRAALARRSFLGGALAVGGAGALSACGIPAAGKSQGGVSADDHSATEKVVNFSNWPEYIDVDDSGKTHPTLDAFRKRTGITVKYTEDINDNDEFFGKIQPQLAAGQDTGRDLIVLTDWLAARMIRLGYVQKLDASNLPHAFANLSDQFRAPDWDPGRAYSYPWQGISTVVAFNKKALNGVEVKSVSDLLDNPALKGRVGLLTEMRDTVGMTMLDMGIDPAKFTTDNYDAVIARLQKAVDKGQIRRFTGNDYTSDLSKGDLAACVAWGGDIVQLQADNPDVAYVIPDSGYMTSTDNLLVPNKARHKTNAERLIDYYYEPQPAAELSAYVNYVSPVADVQPYLAKIDKSAADNPLIVPDKAMQAKSHAFRALSSREETAYQQKFAKLTGA; from the coding sequence ATGAGGCAGTACGAGCCCGACCGCCCGACCCCGGTCGAAGCGGCCGCGATGCGGCGCAGTCTCCGCACCGGCCGGGCCGCCCTGGCCCGCCGGTCGTTCCTGGGCGGCGCGCTCGCGGTGGGCGGCGCCGGGGCGCTGAGCGCCTGCGGCATCCCCGCGGCCGGCAAGTCCCAGGGCGGGGTCTCCGCCGACGACCACTCGGCCACGGAGAAGGTCGTCAACTTCTCCAACTGGCCCGAGTACATCGACGTGGACGACAGCGGCAAGACGCACCCCACGCTGGACGCGTTCCGCAAGCGGACCGGCATCACGGTGAAGTACACCGAGGACATCAACGACAACGACGAGTTCTTCGGCAAGATCCAGCCGCAGCTCGCCGCCGGCCAGGACACCGGCCGCGACCTGATCGTCCTCACCGACTGGCTGGCCGCCCGCATGATCCGGCTCGGCTACGTCCAGAAGCTGGACGCGTCCAACCTGCCGCACGCGTTCGCCAACCTGTCGGACCAGTTCCGCGCCCCCGACTGGGACCCGGGCCGGGCCTACTCGTACCCCTGGCAGGGCATCTCCACGGTCGTCGCCTTCAACAAGAAGGCACTGAACGGCGTCGAGGTGAAGTCGGTCTCCGACCTGCTCGACAACCCCGCGCTCAAGGGCCGCGTCGGTCTGCTGACCGAGATGCGCGACACCGTCGGCATGACCATGCTCGACATGGGCATCGACCCGGCGAAGTTCACCACCGACAACTACGACGCGGTGATCGCCCGCCTGCAGAAGGCCGTCGACAAGGGGCAGATCCGCCGGTTCACCGGCAACGACTACACCTCGGACCTCAGCAAGGGCGACCTGGCGGCCTGTGTCGCCTGGGGCGGCGACATCGTGCAGCTCCAGGCCGACAACCCGGACGTCGCGTACGTCATCCCGGACAGCGGCTACATGACGTCGACCGACAACCTGCTGGTTCCCAACAAGGCGCGCCACAAGACGAACGCCGAGCGGCTCATCGACTACTACTACGAGCCCCAACCGGCCGCCGAACTCTCCGCCTACGTCAACTACGTCAGTCCGGTGGCGGACGTGCAGCCGTACCTTGCCAAGATCGACAAGTCGGCGGCCGACAACCCGCTGATCGTTCCCGACAAAGCCATGCAGGCCAAGTCCCACGCCTTCCGCGCCCTGAGCTCGAGGGAAGAGACGGCCTACCAGCAGAAGTTCGCGAAGCTCACAGGGGCGTGA
- a CDS encoding FAD-binding oxidoreductase encodes MAPSAMSRQADWTKSLSEAQPVAYWLEDPGKPHPEPALTGADTCDLLVVGGGYSGLWTALNAKERDPGREVVLLEGHEVGWAASGRNGGFCAASLTHGLPNGLARWPEEIHRLQELGRRNLDEIEAAVVRHGIDCEFERTGEIDVATETYQAWQLRDWHKDLERQGLADDIEFLDADAVRAQVDSPTFEAGLWDRRGVAMLHPAKLAWGLKQACLALGVRVYEHTPALALKAYGAGMAVRTPYGAVRARQVALATNIFPNLVKRVRAYTVPVYDYALMTEPLTAEQLGAIGWKNRQGLGDSANQFHYFRLSADNRVLWGGYDAVHHYGGRVRREYDDRPETYAKLAGHFFNCFPQLEGVRFTHAWGGAIDTCSRFSAFFGTAHQGKVAYAAGYTGLGVGATRFGADVMLDLLAGEETERTRLEMVRKKPLPFPPEPFAWTGIALTKWSLARADAHGGRRNLWLRAMDRLGLGFDS; translated from the coding sequence ATGGCCCCAAGCGCCATGAGCCGGCAGGCAGATTGGACCAAGTCTCTCTCCGAAGCACAGCCCGTCGCGTACTGGCTGGAAGACCCCGGCAAGCCCCACCCCGAGCCCGCGCTGACCGGCGCCGACACCTGCGACCTGCTGGTCGTCGGCGGCGGCTACAGCGGACTGTGGACCGCGCTCAACGCCAAGGAGCGCGACCCCGGGCGCGAGGTGGTCCTGCTGGAAGGTCACGAGGTGGGCTGGGCCGCCTCGGGCCGCAACGGCGGCTTCTGCGCCGCCTCCCTCACCCACGGGCTGCCCAACGGCCTCGCCCGCTGGCCCGAGGAGATCCACCGGCTGCAGGAGCTGGGCCGGCGCAACCTCGACGAGATCGAGGCCGCCGTCGTCCGGCACGGCATCGACTGCGAGTTCGAACGCACCGGTGAGATCGACGTCGCCACCGAGACCTACCAGGCCTGGCAACTGCGCGACTGGCACAAGGACCTGGAGCGGCAGGGCCTCGCGGACGACATCGAGTTCCTCGACGCCGACGCGGTACGGGCGCAGGTGGACTCGCCGACCTTCGAGGCGGGACTGTGGGACCGCCGGGGCGTGGCCATGCTGCACCCGGCCAAGCTCGCCTGGGGCCTCAAGCAGGCCTGCCTCGCGCTCGGCGTCCGCGTGTACGAGCACACGCCCGCCCTCGCCCTGAAGGCCTATGGCGCCGGAATGGCCGTCCGCACCCCGTACGGGGCGGTCCGCGCCCGGCAGGTCGCGCTCGCCACCAACATCTTCCCGAACCTGGTCAAGCGGGTCCGTGCCTACACCGTCCCGGTCTACGACTACGCCCTGATGACCGAGCCGCTCACCGCCGAGCAGCTCGGCGCGATCGGCTGGAAGAACCGGCAGGGCCTCGGGGACTCCGCCAACCAGTTCCACTACTTCCGGCTGTCCGCCGACAACCGCGTGCTGTGGGGCGGCTACGACGCCGTCCACCACTACGGCGGCCGGGTGCGCCGCGAGTACGACGACCGTCCGGAGACCTACGCCAAGCTCGCCGGGCACTTCTTCAACTGCTTCCCGCAGCTGGAGGGCGTCCGCTTCACCCACGCGTGGGGCGGCGCGATCGACACCTGCTCCCGCTTCTCGGCGTTCTTCGGCACCGCCCACCAGGGCAAGGTGGCGTACGCGGCCGGGTACACCGGCCTGGGCGTCGGCGCCACCCGGTTCGGTGCCGACGTGATGCTGGACCTGCTGGCCGGGGAGGAGACCGAGCGCACCCGGCTCGAGATGGTCCGCAAGAAACCGCTGCCGTTCCCGCCCGAGCCGTTCGCCTGGACCGGTATCGCCCTCACCAAGTGGTCGTTGGCCCGCGCCGACGCGCACGGTGGCCGCCGCAACCTGTGGCTGCGGGCGATGGACCGGCTGGGACTCGGCTTCGACAGCTGA
- the gabT gene encoding 4-aminobutyrate--2-oxoglutarate transaminase — protein MTALPQERRVVTAIPGPKSQELQSRRLAAVAQGVGSVLPVFTARAGGGIIEDVDGNRLIDFGSGIAVTSVGASAEAVVRRASAQLADFTHTCFMVTPYEGYVEVAEALAELTPGDHAKKSALFNSGAEAVENAVKIARAYTKRQAVVVFDHGYHGRTNLTMALTSKNMPYKNGFGPFAPEVYRVPVAYAYRWLTGPENAGPEAAAQAIDQISKQIGADNVAAIIIEPVLGEGGFIEPAKGFLPAIRQFAKDHGIVFVADEIQSGFCRTGQWFACEDEGIVPDLITTAKGIAGGLPLAAVTGRAEIMDAAHAGGLGGTYGGNPVACAGALGAIETMKELDLNAKAKNIESIMKPRLTAMAEKFDVIGDVRGRGAMIAIELVKDRATKEPNPEATAALAKACHQEGLLVLTCGTYGNVLRFLPPLVIGEDLLNEGLDIIEQAFARI, from the coding sequence ATGACCGCACTTCCGCAGGAGCGTCGCGTCGTCACCGCCATACCCGGCCCGAAGTCGCAGGAGCTGCAGTCCCGCCGTCTCGCCGCGGTGGCCCAGGGTGTGGGTTCGGTGCTGCCCGTCTTCACCGCGCGCGCGGGCGGCGGGATCATCGAGGACGTCGACGGCAACCGCCTCATCGACTTCGGTTCCGGCATCGCCGTGACCTCGGTCGGCGCCTCCGCCGAGGCCGTCGTACGCCGGGCGAGCGCCCAGCTGGCCGACTTCACCCACACCTGTTTCATGGTCACCCCGTACGAGGGCTACGTGGAGGTAGCCGAGGCCCTCGCGGAGCTCACCCCGGGTGACCACGCCAAGAAGTCCGCGCTGTTCAACTCCGGCGCGGAGGCCGTCGAGAACGCCGTGAAGATCGCGCGTGCGTACACCAAGCGGCAGGCAGTCGTCGTCTTCGACCACGGCTACCACGGCCGGACCAACCTCACGATGGCGCTGACCTCGAAGAACATGCCGTACAAGAACGGCTTCGGTCCGTTCGCGCCCGAGGTGTACCGGGTCCCGGTCGCCTACGCGTACCGCTGGCTCACCGGCCCCGAGAACGCCGGCCCCGAGGCCGCCGCCCAGGCCATCGACCAGATCAGCAAGCAGATCGGCGCCGACAACGTCGCCGCGATCATCATCGAGCCGGTGCTCGGCGAGGGCGGCTTCATCGAGCCCGCGAAGGGCTTCCTGCCGGCGATCAGGCAGTTCGCCAAGGACCACGGGATCGTGTTCGTCGCCGACGAGATCCAGTCCGGGTTCTGCCGTACGGGTCAGTGGTTCGCGTGCGAGGACGAGGGCATCGTCCCGGACCTGATCACCACGGCCAAGGGCATCGCCGGCGGTCTGCCGCTGGCCGCCGTGACCGGCCGCGCCGAGATCATGGACGCGGCGCACGCGGGCGGGCTCGGCGGCACCTACGGCGGCAACCCGGTCGCCTGCGCCGGCGCGCTCGGGGCCATCGAGACCATGAAGGAGCTCGACCTCAACGCCAAGGCGAAGAACATCGAGTCGATCATGAAGCCCCGGCTCACCGCCATGGCCGAGAAGTTCGACGTCATCGGCGACGTCCGCGGCCGGGGCGCGATGATCGCCATCGAGCTGGTCAAGGACCGCGCCACCAAGGAGCCGAACCCGGAGGCCACCGCGGCCCTGGCCAAGGCCTGCCACCAGGAGGGACTGCTGGTCCTGACCTGTGGCACCTACGGCAACGTGCTCCGCTTCCTGCCCCCGCTGGTGATCGGCGAGGACCTCCTCAACGAGGGCCTCGACATCATCGAGCAGGCCTTCGCGCGGATCTGA
- a CDS encoding ABC transporter ATP-binding protein has product MTTDSSGDVRLTGIGKTYDNGFTAVQPMDLTVPQGSFFALLGASGCGKTTTLRMIAGLEEPTTGTVHLGDQDVTHLPPYKRPVNTVFQSYALFPHLDIFENVAFGLRRRGIKSVKKQVEDMLELVQLGEQARKKPHQLSGGQQQRVAVARALINHPKVLLLDEPLGALDLKLRRQMQLELKRIQTEVGITFVHVTHDQEEAMTMADTVAVMNAGRVEQLGSPADLYENPNTTFVANFLGTSNLIEAEVDSKSGDDIVLKAGGGKLVLPEARCSAPTTTGGKVLVGVRPEKISLTHADDAGSIPEGRNRITGKVADASFIGVSTQYVIDSAVCPEFAVYVQNVERDGRLVPGADVVLHWSPAHTFGLDAAQDIDAGTEEEAA; this is encoded by the coding sequence ATGACGACAGACAGCAGCGGCGACGTCCGCCTCACCGGCATCGGCAAGACCTACGACAACGGCTTCACCGCCGTACAGCCGATGGACCTGACCGTGCCGCAGGGCTCCTTCTTCGCGCTCCTCGGTGCCTCCGGCTGCGGCAAGACCACCACCCTGCGCATGATCGCGGGGCTCGAGGAGCCGACCACCGGCACCGTGCACCTCGGCGACCAGGACGTGACCCATCTGCCGCCGTACAAGAGGCCGGTGAACACGGTCTTCCAGTCGTACGCCCTCTTCCCGCACCTGGACATCTTCGAGAACGTCGCCTTCGGCCTGCGGCGGCGGGGCATCAAGAGCGTGAAGAAGCAGGTAGAGGACATGCTGGAGCTGGTCCAGCTCGGCGAGCAGGCGCGCAAGAAGCCGCACCAGCTCTCCGGCGGCCAGCAGCAACGGGTCGCGGTGGCCCGCGCGCTGATCAACCACCCCAAGGTGCTCCTCCTCGACGAGCCGCTCGGCGCCCTCGACCTCAAACTGCGCCGCCAGATGCAGCTGGAGCTCAAGCGGATCCAGACCGAGGTCGGCATCACCTTCGTGCACGTCACGCACGACCAGGAGGAGGCCATGACCATGGCCGACACGGTCGCCGTGATGAACGCGGGCCGCGTCGAGCAGCTCGGCTCGCCCGCCGACCTCTACGAGAACCCGAACACCACGTTCGTCGCGAACTTCCTCGGCACCTCGAACCTGATCGAGGCCGAGGTCGACTCGAAGAGCGGCGACGACATCGTCCTCAAGGCCGGCGGCGGCAAGCTGGTGCTGCCCGAGGCGCGATGTTCGGCGCCGACCACGACCGGCGGGAAGGTGCTGGTGGGGGTCCGGCCCGAGAAGATCTCCCTCACCCACGCCGACGACGCGGGTTCCATCCCCGAGGGCCGCAACCGGATCACCGGGAAGGTCGCCGACGCGAGTTTCATCGGCGTGTCCACGCAGTACGTCATCGACAGCGCGGTCTGCCCCGAGTTCGCGGTGTACGTGCAGAACGTCGAGCGCGACGGCCGCCTGGTCCCGGGCGCCGACGTCGTCCTGCACTGGAGCCCGGCGCACACCTTCGGCCTCGACGCCGCCCAGGACATCGACGCCGGCACCGAGGAGGAGGCCGCCTGA
- a CDS encoding ABC transporter permease, which produces MATLSEAPPPLAPAEPETKKAPRRRGKWTPYWLLLPGILWLVVFFALPMIYQGSTSIQTGSLEEGYKVTWHFATYWDALSEYWPQFLRSVFYAAAATILCLVLGYPLAYLIAFRAGRWRNLIMILVIAPFFTSFLIRTLAWKTILADNGPVVHVLNSLHILSVTDFLGWTAGDRVLATPLAVVCGLTYNFLPFMILPLYTSLERIDGRLHEAAGDLYAKPWTTFRKVTFPLSMPGVVSGTLLTFIPAAGDYVNAELLGSTDTRMIGNVIQTQFLRILDYPTAAALSFILMAAILAMVTLYIRRSGTEDLV; this is translated from the coding sequence ATGGCCACGCTCTCCGAGGCGCCGCCGCCGCTCGCGCCCGCCGAACCCGAGACGAAGAAGGCCCCGCGCAGGCGCGGCAAGTGGACCCCGTACTGGCTACTGCTGCCCGGCATCCTCTGGCTGGTCGTCTTCTTCGCGCTGCCGATGATCTACCAGGGGTCCACGTCGATCCAGACGGGCTCCCTGGAAGAGGGCTACAAGGTCACCTGGCACTTCGCGACCTACTGGGACGCGCTGAGCGAGTACTGGCCGCAGTTCCTCAGGTCGGTGTTCTACGCCGCCGCGGCCACGATCCTGTGCCTGGTGCTCGGCTACCCGCTGGCCTACCTGATCGCGTTCCGCGCCGGGCGCTGGCGGAACCTGATCATGATCCTGGTGATCGCGCCGTTCTTCACCAGCTTCCTGATCCGCACCCTGGCCTGGAAGACGATCCTCGCCGACAACGGCCCGGTCGTGCACGTCCTGAACTCGCTGCACATCCTGAGCGTCACCGACTTCCTCGGCTGGACGGCCGGCGACCGCGTGCTGGCCACGCCACTGGCCGTGGTCTGCGGTCTGACGTACAACTTCCTGCCGTTCATGATCCTGCCGCTCTACACCTCGCTGGAGCGGATCGACGGTCGCCTGCACGAGGCCGCCGGCGACCTGTACGCCAAGCCGTGGACGACGTTCCGTAAGGTCACCTTCCCGCTGTCGATGCCGGGCGTGGTCTCCGGCACCCTGCTGACCTTCATCCCGGCGGCCGGCGACTACGTCAACGCCGAACTCCTCGGCTCGACCGACACCCGCATGATCGGCAACGTGATCCAGACGCAGTTCCTGCGGATTCTCGACTATCCGACGGCGGCCGCGCTCTCCTTCATCCTCATGGCCGCGATCCTCGCCATGGTCACCCTCTACATCCGCCGGTCCGGGACGGAGGATCTGGTCTAA